A single genomic interval of Haloterrigena turkmenica DSM 5511 harbors:
- a CDS encoding S8 family peptidase, whose translation MFRRDFLTTAGATAGTLSTPAFVGPFDGRIGSSDTLTLAALDAENIKTFGDLNPSFVFFYSDDSARSSLQSWVDSSDDRVLKRDHPTVGMMTISMPWSEVGLKQYSAGVGDYDVGLERIDGGAQALEYVDTIDANMVMSRPEPLEELEGTGVASLDLGFREKVSMLAETGAWNPTPETAGLAFDEDAPEATLSESRAHVRADDTVLSGVDTSSLTVAVIDTGVNTGLNLDESRLHGESTGYAKDGDPTYSEEGTDAITDGDGHGTWVAHCIAGSNGFAPDATVLGLKVLGDDGSGDTKDIIAGIEKAIDVGADVACLSLGSPQWSESLAAALNDAREAGVFCAVAVGNDRYGTVWVASPADADGGFGVQACNVPESGDRDDTELAYFGNTGPDPGSTDLSGGDSEGAVPLLAAPGMSITIELPSGLSTLSGTSMAAPHVAGGAAVSRAAGYGVDETWSRLIKYAYPLPNAGATEAKHGLLDVQALLEGTEPADDPADVRTVEAAARDDFNESLSTVL comes from the coding sequence ATGTTCAGGAGAGACTTTCTGACGACGGCAGGAGCAACGGCAGGCACACTCTCGACCCCAGCGTTCGTCGGCCCGTTCGACGGCCGGATCGGCTCGAGTGACACACTCACACTGGCTGCGCTCGACGCGGAGAACATCAAGACGTTCGGCGATTTGAACCCGTCGTTCGTGTTCTTCTACAGCGACGACAGCGCCCGATCATCGTTGCAGTCGTGGGTCGACTCGAGCGACGACCGCGTACTCAAACGCGACCATCCGACGGTCGGTATGATGACGATCTCGATGCCCTGGTCGGAGGTCGGCCTCAAGCAGTACTCCGCTGGCGTCGGAGACTACGATGTCGGCCTCGAGCGCATCGACGGCGGTGCGCAAGCCCTCGAGTACGTCGATACGATCGACGCGAACATGGTCATGTCCCGACCGGAACCGCTCGAGGAACTCGAGGGGACCGGCGTGGCCTCTCTTGACCTCGGATTCCGCGAGAAGGTCTCGATGCTCGCCGAAACGGGGGCGTGGAATCCCACGCCCGAGACGGCCGGACTCGCGTTCGACGAGGACGCGCCGGAAGCGACACTGTCCGAGTCACGCGCTCACGTGCGCGCGGACGATACCGTTCTCTCGGGTGTCGACACCTCGAGCCTGACCGTCGCCGTCATCGACACCGGTGTCAACACGGGGCTCAACCTCGACGAAAGCCGCCTCCACGGCGAGTCGACAGGCTACGCGAAGGATGGCGACCCGACATACAGCGAGGAGGGCACCGACGCGATCACCGACGGCGACGGACACGGAACGTGGGTCGCCCACTGTATCGCGGGTTCGAACGGCTTCGCTCCCGATGCGACCGTACTGGGGCTCAAGGTGCTGGGCGACGACGGGAGCGGCGACACGAAAGACATCATCGCCGGCATCGAGAAGGCGATCGACGTCGGCGCCGACGTCGCCTGCCTCTCCCTTGGCAGCCCGCAGTGGTCCGAGTCGCTTGCGGCGGCGCTCAACGACGCTCGAGAGGCCGGTGTGTTCTGTGCGGTGGCAGTGGGCAATGATCGCTATGGAACCGTGTGGGTCGCCAGCCCGGCAGACGCTGACGGCGGCTTCGGCGTCCAGGCGTGTAACGTCCCCGAGTCGGGCGACCGCGACGATACGGAACTCGCGTACTTCGGGAACACCGGACCGGACCCCGGCAGCACCGACCTCTCCGGTGGCGACTCGGAGGGTGCGGTTCCACTGCTGGCCGCGCCGGGGATGTCGATTACAATCGAACTCCCCAGTGGCCTGAGCACGCTCTCGGGAACCTCGATGGCCGCACCCCACGTGGCTGGCGGCGCGGCCGTTTCCCGAGCAGCGGGCTACGGCGTCGACGAGACGTGGTCGCGACTCATCAAGTACGCTTACCCGCTCCCGAACGCGGGCGCAACCGAGGCGAAACACGGTCTGCTCGACGTTCAGGCGCTACTCGAGGGAACCGAACCAGCCGACGATCCGGCCGACGTGCGGACGGTTGAAGCCGCCGCACGCGACGACTTCAACGAATCGCTGTCGACGGTCCTATAG
- a CDS encoding type IV pilin, translating into MDLSKYRSKLVGSKEERAVSPVIGVILMVAITVILAAVIAAFVMDLGNDMGGEAQAGVDTSSQDDRVSVTWQAEGNADNVEVSYEIVGGDNSTSTYVLNDEATGTSTTETLESVSDRSSVQVLINDTETGGNNAQYEGDEVTVEIVATANSGDTSTVVQEGEKTVVVEGNTA; encoded by the coding sequence ATGGATTTAAGTAAATACCGAAGCAAGCTGGTAGGAAGTAAAGAAGAGCGCGCAGTGTCACCCGTCATAGGTGTCATTTTGATGGTAGCTATAACCGTCATATTAGCGGCAGTTATTGCCGCTTTCGTGATGGATCTCGGTAATGATATGGGTGGCGAAGCGCAAGCAGGCGTCGATACCAGTTCTCAAGACGATAGAGTGAGTGTTACCTGGCAAGCTGAAGGAAACGCCGATAACGTCGAAGTGAGTTATGAGATTGTCGGTGGCGATAACTCGACCAGTACATATGTGCTGAATGATGAGGCCACCGGGACGAGCACCACTGAGACGCTCGAGAGTGTCAGCGATCGTTCCTCTGTTCAAGTGCTCATCAATGATACCGAAACGGGCGGAAACAACGCCCAATACGAGGGTGACGAAGTGACTGTGGAGATTGTCGCAACCGCAAACTCCGGTGATACTTCGACAGTCGTGCAAGAAGGCGAAAAGACC